From Planococcus halocryophilus, the proteins below share one genomic window:
- the hisF gene encoding imidazole glycerol phosphate synthase subunit HisF codes for MLTKRIIPCLDVKEGRVVKGVSFVSLRDAGDPVELARFYDKQGADELVFLDISASHEGKETMVEVVKIVATELSIPFTVGGGIRSLDDMKRLLRAGADKVSLNTAALDRPELIKEGADFFGSQCIVVAIDAKKNGDSWDVYTHGGRNKTEWSAVEWAKKSVELGAGELLLTSMDKDGSKDGFDLELTRAVREAVEVPVIASGGAGNKEHFEEVFKRVDADAALAASIFHYKETSVDEVKQYLRKEGVNVR; via the coding sequence ATGCTGACAAAACGTATCATTCCTTGTTTAGATGTAAAAGAAGGGCGTGTCGTAAAAGGCGTTAGTTTTGTATCGTTACGTGATGCTGGAGATCCTGTGGAACTGGCTCGATTTTACGATAAACAAGGCGCGGACGAATTGGTCTTTTTGGATATTTCTGCGTCTCATGAAGGCAAAGAAACCATGGTTGAAGTAGTTAAAATCGTCGCCACGGAATTATCAATTCCCTTCACTGTGGGCGGAGGTATCCGAAGCTTAGATGATATGAAACGGTTGTTGCGTGCAGGTGCAGATAAAGTCTCGTTAAACACAGCAGCACTTGATCGCCCGGAGCTCATTAAAGAAGGCGCAGACTTTTTTGGATCCCAATGTATTGTTGTCGCAATTGATGCGAAGAAAAACGGCGATAGCTGGGACGTATACACACACGGTGGTCGCAATAAAACCGAATGGTCAGCTGTTGAATGGGCAAAGAAAAGCGTGGAACTTGGCGCAGGCGAATTGCTGTTAACGAGTATGGACAAAGACGGATCCAAAGATGGCTTCGATTTGGAGCTGACACGCGCTGTACGTGAAGCAGTGGAAGTACCGGTTATTGCTAGTGGTGGAGCAGGAAACAAAGAACACTTTGAAGAAGTATTTAAAAGAGTAGATGCTGACGCAGCTCTAGCTGCATCAATTTTCCACTACAAAGAAACCAGTGTCGATGAAGTAAAACAGTATTTACGCAAAGAGGGAGTGAATGTCCGATGA
- the hisH gene encoding imidazole glycerol phosphate synthase subunit HisH: MIIGIIDYGMGNLFSVEQALKKLECTVIVSDDPAVLVEAEGILLPGVGAFPDAMELLNQKGLSEFIQSLPSKNIPLLGICLGMQLLYEDSSEVKPTKGLGLLEGQIRRFEKGTYRIPHMGWNRLEFSSVPYWLDDVLSDTHVYFVHSFLAVNTNKQQVWATASYGELDVPGVVGTGLITGMQFHPEKSGDFGHYLLEQWIANVRRNLND, translated from the coding sequence ATGATCATTGGTATTATCGATTATGGTATGGGCAATTTGTTCAGTGTTGAACAAGCGTTGAAAAAACTCGAATGTACAGTGATTGTCTCGGATGACCCTGCTGTATTAGTAGAAGCAGAAGGCATTTTGCTACCAGGAGTGGGGGCATTTCCTGACGCGATGGAGTTATTAAATCAAAAAGGCTTGTCGGAATTTATTCAATCATTGCCATCGAAGAACATCCCGCTTCTTGGGATTTGTCTTGGCATGCAATTATTGTATGAAGATAGCTCAGAAGTAAAACCAACAAAAGGCTTAGGCTTACTAGAAGGACAAATCCGTCGTTTTGAAAAAGGAACATACAGAATTCCGCATATGGGTTGGAATCGTCTTGAATTTTCGAGCGTTCCTTATTGGTTAGATGATGTGTTAAGCGATACGCATGTTTATTTTGTGCATTCATTTTTAGCTGTTAATACCAATAAACAACAAGTTTGGGCAACGGCAAGTTATGGTGAACTAGATGTTCCAGGAGTCGTAGGGACTGGACTAATTACAGGCATGCAATTCCATCCGGAAAAGTCTGGAGATTTTGGTCATTATTTATTAGAACAATGGATTGCAAATGTTAGGAGGAACCTCAATGACTAA
- the hisA gene encoding 1-(5-phosphoribosyl)-5-[(5-phosphoribosylamino)methylideneamino]imidazole-4-carboxamide isomerase: MTNFQIYPAIDLRDGNCVRLFQGDYAQETIYGDSPVDMAKKFVDAGAEWIHMVDLDGAKDGVRINDQVVIEAAKLGAKVQIGGGIRTREDIKHYLSNGVARVIIGSLAIRNPELAVSFIEEFGADRIVIGIDAKNGMAATEGWIETSGQAATEVADYFASKGAKHFIYTDIATDGTLAGPNIEANKALAKSEKAQIIVSGGIGSLEDVKNVKKAADQSNIAGVIIGKALYENRFTLEEALSC, from the coding sequence ATGACTAACTTTCAAATTTATCCCGCTATCGATTTAAGAGATGGTAACTGCGTACGTTTGTTTCAAGGAGATTATGCTCAGGAAACGATCTATGGCGATTCGCCAGTTGATATGGCTAAAAAATTTGTAGATGCTGGTGCGGAGTGGATACATATGGTCGATTTGGACGGGGCTAAAGACGGCGTCCGGATTAACGATCAAGTTGTTATTGAAGCTGCTAAACTGGGTGCAAAGGTACAAATAGGCGGTGGGATTCGAACGCGTGAAGATATTAAACATTATTTATCGAACGGTGTAGCACGTGTTATTATCGGCAGTTTAGCAATTCGTAACCCAGAACTTGCCGTATCATTTATTGAGGAATTTGGAGCTGACCGCATTGTCATTGGCATTGATGCAAAAAATGGGATGGCAGCAACAGAAGGCTGGATTGAAACGTCGGGACAAGCAGCGACAGAAGTAGCTGATTATTTTGCTTCTAAAGGCGCTAAGCATTTTATTTACACAGATATTGCAACAGACGGCACATTAGCTGGACCCAATATTGAAGCCAATAAAGCTTTGGCAAAATCTGAAAAAGCGCAAATCATTGTCTCAGGTGGCATCGGTTCACTTGAAGATGTGAAAAATGTGAAAAAAGCAGCAGATCAAAGCAATATTGCGGGTGTGATTATCGGCAAAGCACTTTATGAAAACCGCTTTACACTAGAGGAGGCATTGTCATGCTGA
- a CDS encoding gluconeogenesis factor YvcK family protein, translating to MERNQHRKRIVILGGGTGLSTLLRGLKLYPLDLTAIVTVADDGGSSGRLRDDLDIPPPGDIRNVMAALSDAEPLVAEMFQYRFKHSLDLDGHSLGNLMLAALTDITGDFSHAVREMSRVLSVNGTVLPAANQIVTLSAELEDGTIIEGESKIPAYLQPIKRVFIEPYDVKALPATIAAIENADVIVVGPGSLYTSILPNLLVKDIRKAVIAAKAKKIYICNLMTQAGETYKYTASDHVKALYDHVGENFLDAILLDKVQMPATIAERYEKEQAWPVEYDEERLKKMGLEVYRKDIANISGETVRHEPTKVAEWLFEYADGHASKDSKQLYF from the coding sequence ATGGAACGTAACCAGCACCGGAAACGTATCGTCATTTTAGGCGGTGGCACCGGACTTTCCACTTTATTGAGGGGACTGAAATTGTATCCGCTGGATTTGACGGCTATCGTAACCGTGGCAGACGATGGTGGAAGTTCAGGACGTTTACGAGACGATTTAGATATTCCCCCACCGGGAGATATTCGAAACGTCATGGCAGCATTATCAGATGCTGAACCACTAGTTGCTGAGATGTTCCAATATCGTTTTAAGCACTCATTAGATCTTGATGGTCATTCATTGGGGAATTTGATGCTTGCTGCTTTAACAGATATTACAGGAGATTTTTCTCACGCAGTTCGAGAAATGAGTCGTGTGTTAAGTGTGAATGGTACTGTTTTACCGGCCGCAAACCAAATTGTTACTTTAAGTGCAGAGTTAGAAGATGGCACCATTATTGAAGGGGAATCTAAAATACCTGCCTATTTGCAGCCGATCAAACGTGTTTTTATTGAACCATATGATGTAAAAGCTTTGCCAGCGACGATTGCGGCTATTGAAAATGCAGATGTTATTGTAGTTGGACCGGGGTCGTTATATACGAGTATTTTGCCGAATTTGTTAGTGAAAGATATAAGAAAAGCTGTAATTGCTGCAAAGGCGAAGAAAATATACATTTGTAATTTAATGACTCAAGCAGGCGAGACTTATAAATACACAGCCTCTGACCATGTGAAAGCTTTGTATGATCACGTAGGTGAAAATTTTCTAGATGCCATATTGCTTGATAAAGTACAAATGCCAGCGACGATTGCTGAGCGTTATGAAAAAGAACAAGCGTGGCCGGTTGAATATGACGAAGAGCGACTAAAGAAAATGGGTCTTGAAGTTTATCGAAAAGACATTGCCAATATTTCTGGTGAAACTGTACGTCACGAACCGACAAAAGTCGCAGAATGGCTATTTGAATATGCTGATGGTCATGCCAGTAAAGATTCGAAGCAGCTATATTTTTAA
- a CDS encoding glutaredoxin family protein, translating to MFTLYTRANCPLCDEAKLMIQLVNEDIPLSYQEVDIESDDALHEKYMLMIPVLEKDNKILLYGNIGYIELVEALEN from the coding sequence ATGTTCACTTTATATACACGCGCTAACTGCCCACTTTGTGATGAAGCAAAGTTAATGATTCAACTTGTTAATGAAGATATCCCATTGTCTTATCAGGAAGTAGATATCGAAAGTGATGATGCTTTACACGAAAAGTATATGCTAATGATTCCGGTATTAGAGAAAGACAACAAAATATTATTATACGGCAATATTGGTTATATAGAATTAGTAGAAGCGTTAGAAAATTAA
- the clpP gene encoding ATP-dependent Clp endopeptidase proteolytic subunit ClpP, which translates to MNLIPTVIEQTSRGERAYDIYSRLLKDRVIMLGSAIDDNVANSIVAQLLFLEAEDPDKDISIYINSPGGSITAGMAIYDTMQFIRPDVQTICIGMAASMGAFLLAAGTKGKRLALPNAEVMIHQPLGGAQGQATEIEIAAKRILHLREKLNQILSERTGQPIDVIAKDTDRDNFMTAERALEYGLIDQVITRSKLPENHKKDM; encoded by the coding sequence ATGAACTTAATTCCTACAGTAATTGAACAAACTAGCCGAGGCGAGCGTGCTTATGATATTTACTCACGTTTGTTAAAAGACCGTGTCATCATGCTGGGTAGCGCGATTGACGATAATGTTGCGAACTCAATTGTTGCACAGCTTCTGTTCCTAGAAGCAGAGGATCCAGATAAAGATATTTCGATCTACATTAACAGCCCAGGCGGCAGCATCACAGCCGGTATGGCAATTTACGATACAATGCAATTTATCCGTCCAGATGTTCAAACAATCTGTATCGGTATGGCCGCTTCAATGGGCGCTTTCTTACTGGCAGCTGGAACAAAAGGCAAACGCCTAGCTCTTCCAAATGCTGAAGTAATGATTCACCAACCTCTTGGTGGTGCACAAGGACAGGCGACTGAAATTGAAATTGCAGCAAAACGTATTTTACACCTTCGTGAGAAGTTGAACCAAATTCTTTCTGAACGTACTGGTCAACCAATTGATGTGATTGCGAAAGATACAGACCGCGATAACTTTATGACAGCTGAACGTGCGCTTGAATACGGTTTGATCGATCAGGTAATCACTCGTAGCAAATTACCTGAAAACCACAAAAAAGATATGTAA
- the rapZ gene encoding RNase adapter RapZ translates to MNNHIEETELIIITGMSGAGKTVAIQSFEDLGFFTIDNLPPTLLPTFLKLMRDSGKSMKRVAAVMDLRGGDFFDSLVDAIDDLSKEPRVSITILFLDAENEALVSRYKESRRSHPLSPGGLVLGGIKKERDMLSDLQGRAQNIYNTSNMTPRQLKERITSDFSSKTSNVFTVNVVSFGFKHGMPIDADLVFDVRFLPNPYYIEELNPLTGLDNRVSSYVLKWQETQTLIEKLTDLLQFMIPQYKREGKAQLVIAFGCTGGQHRSVTLAEYYGKLLAKNNKVIVTHRDVKIRKE, encoded by the coding sequence ATGAATAATCATATAGAAGAAACTGAATTAATCATCATTACAGGCATGTCTGGTGCAGGAAAAACGGTTGCCATCCAAAGTTTCGAAGATTTAGGGTTTTTTACAATTGATAACTTACCACCAACATTACTACCTACTTTCCTTAAGTTAATGAGAGATTCTGGGAAATCAATGAAGCGAGTAGCGGCAGTTATGGATTTGCGTGGCGGCGACTTTTTTGACAGTCTTGTCGATGCCATTGACGACTTGTCGAAAGAACCAAGAGTTTCGATTACCATTTTATTTTTAGACGCAGAAAATGAGGCATTGGTTAGTCGGTATAAGGAGTCAAGACGATCTCATCCTTTATCACCTGGTGGATTGGTTTTGGGGGGCATCAAAAAAGAACGCGATATGTTAAGCGATCTCCAAGGACGAGCGCAAAATATATACAACACATCCAATATGACCCCACGTCAGTTAAAAGAACGCATTACCTCTGATTTCTCATCAAAAACAAGCAACGTTTTTACAGTAAACGTAGTGTCTTTCGGGTTCAAACACGGTATGCCAATTGATGCTGATTTAGTATTTGATGTGCGCTTTTTACCAAACCCGTACTATATCGAAGAGTTAAACCCGCTAACTGGGCTCGATAATCGAGTTTCGAGTTATGTATTAAAATGGCAAGAAACGCAGACCCTTATTGAAAAACTGACAGATCTTTTACAATTTATGATTCCGCAATACAAACGTGAAGGAAAAGCACAACTAGTCATTGCATTTGGTTGTACGGGAGGTCAGCACCGTTCAGTTACATTGGCTGAATACTATGGTAAACTTCTAGCAAAAAACAATAAAGTCATCGTTACGCATAGAGACGTAAAAATCAGAAAGGAATGA
- the whiA gene encoding DNA-binding protein WhiA — MSFASETKKEMTQLEVDDCCGKSELSAMIRMNGTLSFSNRQLSLDIQTENAAIARRIYTLLKRFYKAYPVELLVRKKMRLKKNNIYICRIREGAKQILEDLEILTEGFQFQHQIVKSLIEKDCCKRSYLRGAFLAGGSVNNPETSSYHLEIYSLYKDHADSLVELMNKFHLNSKTIERKKGFVTYLKEAEKIADFLSITGAHSALLKFEDVRIIRDMRNSVNRLVNCETANLNKTIDAALRQVENIRFIDQSIGIDQLPERLREIARLRVEYQDVTLKELGEMVSGGTVSKSGVNHRLRKIDEIATSLRNGEMIGR; from the coding sequence TTGTCTTTTGCATCCGAAACAAAAAAAGAAATGACGCAATTAGAAGTCGATGATTGTTGTGGTAAGTCCGAACTTTCTGCAATGATCCGAATGAATGGCACGTTATCGTTTTCCAATAGGCAATTGAGCCTGGATATTCAAACCGAGAATGCCGCAATTGCACGCCGGATCTACACTTTACTAAAACGTTTTTACAAAGCCTATCCTGTCGAGTTGCTGGTTAGAAAGAAAATGCGTTTAAAAAAGAACAATATTTACATCTGCCGAATCCGTGAAGGAGCTAAGCAAATTCTGGAAGACTTAGAAATCCTAACAGAAGGTTTTCAATTTCAGCATCAAATCGTTAAGAGTTTGATAGAGAAGGATTGCTGTAAGCGTTCATATTTGAGAGGTGCATTTTTAGCCGGTGGATCTGTTAACAATCCCGAAACCTCATCTTACCATTTAGAAATCTATTCTCTTTACAAAGATCATGCAGACTCTTTGGTTGAATTGATGAATAAATTCCATTTAAATAGTAAAACGATTGAACGGAAAAAAGGGTTTGTTACTTACTTGAAAGAAGCCGAAAAAATCGCTGACTTTTTAAGTATTACAGGCGCACATTCTGCCCTTTTGAAATTTGAAGATGTTCGCATCATTCGAGATATGCGCAATAGTGTCAATCGTTTAGTCAATTGTGAAACCGCTAACTTAAATAAGACCATCGATGCTGCTTTACGGCAAGTGGAGAACATACGCTTTATCGATCAATCAATTGGAATCGACCAATTGCCTGAAAGATTACGTGAAATCGCTCGACTTCGTGTAGAGTATCAAGATGTAACGTTAAAAGAGCTAGGCGAGATGGTCTCTGGTGGAACAGTGAGTAAGTCAGGTGTCAATCACCGGCTGCGGAAAATTGATGAGATTGCAACATCCTTGAGAAATGGGGAAATGATCGGCCGCTAA
- the trxB gene encoding thioredoxin-disulfide reductase, with protein sequence MTETTKIYDVIIIGAGPAGMTAAVYTSRSNLTTLMLERGIPGGQMANTEEIENYPGFEHILGPDISTKMFEHAKKFGAEYAYGDVTKIIDGEEFKTIKAGSKEYKARAIIVTTGAEYKKMGIPGESELGGRGVSYCAVCDGAFFKEKELVVVGGGDSAVEEGVYLTRFASKVTIVHRRDELRAQKILQDRAFANDKIDFIWSHTIKEIHDEGNGKVGAVTLVSTEDGSEKEFKTDGVFIYIGMLPLTKPFAELGILNAEGYVVTNEKMETSVPGIYAAGDVREKTLRQVVTATGDGSIAAQAAQHYIEELVEKISMKTEA encoded by the coding sequence ATGACTGAAACAACTAAAATTTATGATGTAATAATTATTGGAGCAGGACCAGCAGGCATGACTGCCGCTGTTTACACTTCTCGCTCAAACTTGACAACATTAATGCTTGAACGTGGTATTCCAGGTGGCCAAATGGCTAATACAGAAGAAATTGAGAACTATCCCGGATTTGAACATATCTTGGGCCCAGATATTTCAACGAAAATGTTTGAACATGCAAAAAAATTCGGTGCTGAATATGCATACGGCGACGTAACTAAAATTATTGATGGAGAAGAATTCAAAACCATCAAAGCGGGATCTAAAGAATACAAAGCACGTGCTATTATTGTCACAACTGGTGCTGAGTACAAAAAAATGGGCATTCCGGGTGAGTCAGAATTAGGTGGCCGTGGTGTCAGCTATTGTGCAGTATGTGATGGTGCATTCTTTAAAGAGAAAGAATTGGTTGTTGTCGGCGGCGGAGATTCGGCTGTAGAAGAAGGAGTTTACTTGACTCGCTTTGCAAGCAAAGTAACTATTGTTCACAGACGCGATGAGCTACGTGCACAAAAAATTCTTCAAGACCGTGCTTTTGCAAACGATAAAATAGACTTTATCTGGAGCCATACGATTAAAGAAATTCACGATGAAGGAAATGGTAAAGTTGGCGCAGTAACACTAGTGTCTACTGAAGATGGATCTGAAAAAGAATTTAAAACAGATGGTGTTTTTATCTATATCGGAATGCTTCCATTGACAAAACCATTTGCTGAATTAGGGATCTTAAATGCTGAAGGATATGTAGTAACCAACGAAAAAATGGAAACTTCAGTTCCAGGGATTTATGCAGCAGGCGATGTTCGTGAAAAAACATTACGTCAAGTAGTTACCGCGACAGGTGATGGCAGTATTGCCGCACAAGCTGCTCAACATTATATTGAAGAGCTAGTAGAGAAAATTAGCATGAAAACGGAAGCTTAA
- the hisIE gene encoding bifunctional phosphoribosyl-AMP cyclohydrolase/phosphoribosyl-ATP diphosphatase HisIE gives MTTIQYDQNGLIPVIIQNAETKEVLTLAYANEEAVNKTMETNETWLFSRSRNELWNKGATSGNTQQVTAVRLDCDGDSLIYEVIPNGPACHTGQNSCFFETIHGEPNDSPGDMIAQLAALIETREKEMPEGAYTTYLFNEGVDKICKKVGEEAAEVIIAAKNRDAEELSMEAADLFYHVLVLLQEQKVAFNQVVDVLKERHTPKTDK, from the coding sequence ATGACTACGATTCAATATGACCAAAACGGGCTAATCCCCGTCATTATCCAAAATGCCGAAACAAAAGAAGTATTAACGCTAGCATATGCTAATGAAGAAGCTGTAAATAAAACAATGGAAACAAATGAAACATGGCTTTTTTCAAGAAGCCGCAACGAATTATGGAACAAAGGCGCAACGAGTGGCAATACGCAACAAGTAACAGCGGTTCGATTAGATTGTGATGGGGACTCGCTAATTTATGAAGTAATTCCAAACGGACCCGCTTGTCATACAGGTCAGAACAGTTGCTTTTTTGAAACCATTCATGGAGAACCCAACGACTCACCAGGAGATATGATTGCGCAATTAGCAGCGTTAATCGAAACTCGTGAGAAAGAAATGCCTGAAGGAGCGTATACAACGTATTTGTTCAATGAAGGCGTTGATAAAATTTGCAAAAAAGTAGGCGAAGAAGCGGCAGAGGTTATCATCGCAGCTAAAAATCGTGATGCCGAAGAATTATCAATGGAAGCTGCTGATTTGTTTTACCATGTCTTGGTGTTGCTTCAAGAACAAAAAGTAGCCTTTAACCAAGTGGTAGATGTATTAAAAGAGCGCCATACGCCTAAAACGGACAAGTAA
- a CDS encoding HPr family phosphocarrier protein, which translates to MVEKQVKVLLKTGLQARQAALFVQEANRYSADIYLEKDNKKVNAKSIMGVMSLAISKGTDVKVSADGLDEEKAVDSLSQIMQQEV; encoded by the coding sequence ATGGTTGAAAAACAAGTGAAAGTATTGTTGAAAACAGGGCTTCAAGCAAGGCAAGCCGCTTTATTTGTACAAGAAGCGAACCGTTATAGTGCTGATATTTACTTAGAAAAAGACAATAAAAAAGTGAATGCGAAAAGCATTATGGGAGTTATGAGTCTAGCGATTAGTAAAGGAACAGATGTTAAAGTTTCTGCTGATGGGCTGGATGAAGAAAAAGCGGTAGATTCTTTATCGCAAATTATGCAACAAGAAGTATAA
- a CDS encoding 8-oxo-dGTP diphosphatase translates to MQRIANLLVIKNGQVLLLKKPRRDWYVAPGGKMEPGESIFEAAVREFTEETNATPMGTHLKGVYTMMIQEQDKTVDEWMMFTFAANHLTGDLFKETPEGILEWHPVEALATLPMAEGDRTNLQFAANQQGVQYGTFYYTTEFQLIKENIQSSIEEVNHPNE, encoded by the coding sequence GTGCAGCGAATCGCGAATTTACTAGTTATTAAAAATGGACAAGTATTATTATTAAAGAAACCACGACGTGATTGGTACGTAGCACCAGGTGGCAAAATGGAGCCTGGTGAGTCAATTTTTGAGGCGGCAGTCCGTGAGTTTACAGAAGAAACAAATGCAACGCCTATGGGTACTCATTTAAAAGGCGTTTACACAATGATGATTCAAGAACAGGATAAAACGGTAGATGAATGGATGATGTTTACGTTTGCAGCAAACCATTTGACTGGCGACTTATTCAAAGAAACACCTGAAGGTATATTGGAGTGGCATCCGGTAGAAGCTTTGGCAACTTTGCCAATGGCAGAAGGTGACCGAACGAATTTGCAATTTGCAGCAAACCAGCAAGGGGTTCAATATGGAACATTTTATTACACCACAGAATTCCAGCTGATTAAAGAGAATATCCAATCATCAATTGAAGAGGTGAATCACCCGAATGAATAA
- a CDS encoding tetratricopeptide repeat protein codes for MENKKRNDKNILSFIPTGEFYYRKALKELQRENYPKANKYLRRATELSPKDPIFLTQYGIVLMEMHEFEQAMDVLRAAHELDAKDPDILFFLAEVHAHMGLFWDARNYAKQYLVHETQGKYAAEAMSIVDFAEQEDWQVFGEDGDTQESEHHYHQEKARRMMEQGDFKSAIELLEKLIEEKPDFWSACNNLALAYFYIGEAEMAKALLHDILRRNTGNLHALCNLAVFHYYEKNAELDDILELLKKIQPYVFEQRYKLGATFALVGKYKEAYRWLKSLQKRGFEGDAAFYFWLSHAAYHSGHEEASRQAWDQLKKIDPDKDGYAPWSEHAAMPHADALEHDRDYLVKKLDHTKKSERLFGLFLLGKSAHKQEIISHPNWLASDQPSVLETFVLGYALGHPFKKEIPAEQAFMRAMEVAELLYATDEMVTHQRAEVFKLWFLLFEKAFDENYTFKNPDALAAAVEFLLKSANSEKITKKQLADHFGISVATLTKYIKDMTAYLPSTEM; via the coding sequence TTGGAGAATAAAAAAAGAAACGACAAGAACATACTGTCTTTTATTCCGACAGGAGAATTTTATTATAGAAAAGCGTTGAAAGAACTTCAGCGTGAAAACTACCCGAAAGCAAATAAGTATTTGCGTCGTGCTACTGAGCTTAGTCCGAAAGACCCGATATTTTTAACGCAATATGGCATTGTGTTGATGGAAATGCATGAATTTGAACAAGCTATGGATGTTCTGCGCGCCGCGCATGAACTAGATGCGAAAGATCCCGATATTTTGTTTTTCCTTGCTGAAGTCCATGCACATATGGGCTTGTTTTGGGATGCGCGAAACTATGCCAAACAATATTTAGTTCATGAAACGCAAGGTAAATATGCTGCTGAAGCAATGAGCATCGTTGATTTCGCAGAACAAGAAGATTGGCAAGTTTTTGGTGAAGACGGGGATACGCAAGAGAGCGAACACCATTATCACCAGGAAAAAGCACGCCGTATGATGGAACAAGGTGATTTTAAAAGCGCAATTGAACTACTTGAAAAGTTAATCGAAGAAAAACCTGATTTTTGGAGTGCTTGTAATAATTTAGCGCTGGCATACTTTTATATTGGGGAAGCCGAAATGGCTAAAGCCTTACTTCATGATATTTTACGGAGAAATACGGGGAATTTACATGCGCTCTGTAATTTAGCGGTTTTTCATTATTATGAAAAAAATGCGGAATTAGATGACATTCTCGAACTGCTAAAAAAAATTCAACCGTATGTATTTGAGCAACGGTATAAATTAGGGGCAACATTTGCGCTAGTGGGGAAATATAAAGAAGCGTATCGATGGTTAAAGAGTTTGCAAAAACGCGGATTTGAAGGCGATGCCGCATTTTATTTTTGGTTATCGCATGCTGCTTATCATTCAGGTCATGAAGAAGCATCGAGACAAGCATGGGATCAATTGAAGAAAATAGATCCGGATAAAGATGGCTATGCGCCGTGGAGTGAGCATGCTGCGATGCCGCATGCAGATGCACTTGAACATGACCGAGATTATTTGGTGAAAAAACTGGATCATACTAAAAAAAGCGAACGACTTTTCGGCTTGTTTTTATTGGGGAAATCAGCTCATAAGCAAGAAATAATCTCGCATCCGAACTGGCTCGCATCCGATCAGCCTTCTGTTTTAGAAACTTTTGTATTAGGCTATGCACTTGGTCATCCGTTTAAGAAAGAAATTCCAGCGGAACAAGCGTTTATGCGTGCAATGGAAGTTGCAGAACTGCTATATGCAACAGACGAAATGGTAACTCATCAGCGAGCAGAAGTATTCAAGTTATGGTTCTTATTGTTTGAAAAAGCGTTTGATGAGAACTATACATTCAAGAATCCAGATGCATTAGCAGCAGCTGTCGAGTTTCTGCTGAAATCTGCTAACAGTGAGAAAATAACTAAAAAACAATTGGCGGACCACTTTGGAATTTCTGTTGCTACGTTAACAAAATATATTAAAGACATGACAGCGTACTTGCCTAGTACGGAGATGTAG